A single window of Variovorax sp. RA8 DNA harbors:
- a CDS encoding TetR/AcrR family transcriptional regulator, translated as MARTKSENFEDIRATILDVAASLFAKNGFRNTNIIDIGAACNASKSRMYHYFPSKEAMLAEMLSEHVGALVAIASDLVSAPLDPRARLRNFFLAHLKYYYEQRDRHTVLIEDVYHLPDDVRAQVKANEQKLVGFLCALLREINAQKFKDRQAATTHAMLMYGMLNWTYTWYQPTGRLSLETLADQATDMCLHGIV; from the coding sequence ATGGCCAGAACCAAATCCGAGAACTTCGAAGACATCCGGGCCACGATCCTTGACGTGGCCGCTTCTCTTTTTGCCAAGAACGGCTTTCGCAACACGAACATCATCGACATCGGGGCCGCCTGCAACGCGTCGAAGTCCCGCATGTACCACTACTTCCCCTCGAAGGAAGCGATGCTCGCGGAGATGCTGAGCGAGCATGTCGGCGCGCTGGTGGCGATCGCATCGGACCTGGTGTCCGCCCCCCTCGATCCGCGCGCGCGGTTGCGCAACTTTTTCCTCGCGCACCTCAAGTACTACTACGAGCAGCGCGATCGGCACACGGTGCTGATCGAGGACGTCTACCACCTGCCCGACGACGTCCGTGCCCAGGTGAAGGCCAACGAGCAGAAGCTGGTGGGTTTTCTGTGCGCGCTGCTGCGCGAGATCAACGCGCAGAAGTTCAAGGACCGCCAGGCCGCCACCACCCACGCGATGCTGATGTACGGCATGCTGAACTGGACCTACACCTGGTACCAGCCCACCGGCCGCCTGAGCCTGGAGACGCTGGCGGACCAGGCGACCGACATGTGCCTGCACGGCATCGTGTAG
- a CDS encoding MaoC/PaaZ C-terminal domain-containing protein, whose product MIEATSTCGFLERHFDEIEEGARFRSRGRTITETDIVQWCSLTGDWYVLHTDAHYAAQTRFGQRIAPGLMLLAYAAGLGIPPAAPAVVANYGTDALRFTAPAFIGDTIHLEAAVLDKTVKRPGTDGVARLQWNIHNQSGLLLMSSELRILMAFRGAAR is encoded by the coding sequence ATGATCGAAGCAACCAGCACCTGCGGCTTTCTCGAGCGTCACTTCGACGAGATCGAGGAGGGCGCGCGCTTCCGTTCGCGCGGACGCACGATCACCGAAACGGACATCGTCCAGTGGTGCTCGCTGACCGGCGACTGGTACGTGCTGCACACCGACGCGCACTACGCGGCGCAGACGCGCTTCGGCCAGCGCATTGCGCCCGGCCTGATGCTGCTGGCCTATGCAGCCGGGCTGGGCATTCCGCCCGCGGCGCCGGCGGTCGTGGCCAACTACGGCACGGACGCGCTGCGTTTCACGGCCCCGGCCTTCATCGGCGACACCATCCACCTCGAAGCGGCCGTGCTCGACAAGACCGTCAAGCGCCCCGGCACCGACGGCGTGGCGCGGCTGCAGTGGAACATCCACAACCAGAGCGGGCTGCTGCTCATGTCGAGCGAGCTGCGCATCCTGATGGCCTTCCGCGGAGCCGCGCGATGA